A genomic window from Peromyscus maniculatus bairdii isolate BWxNUB_F1_BW_parent chromosome 1, HU_Pman_BW_mat_3.1, whole genome shotgun sequence includes:
- the Pcgf6 gene encoding polycomb group RING finger protein 6 isoform X1 has protein sequence MEEAETDATENSRASEAKRASAMPPPPPPISPPALTPAPAAGEEGPAPLPEAGAPGCSRSRPPELVPERSLGRLRGRFEDYDEELEEEEEMEEEEEEEEEMSHFSLRLESGRPESEDEEERLINLAELTPYIMCSICKGYLIDATTITECLHTFCKSCIVRHFYYSNRCPKCNIVVHQTQPLYNIRLDRQLQDIVYKLVINLEEREKKQMHDFYKERGLEVPKPAVPQPVPSSKGKTKKVLESVFRIPPELDMSLLLEFIGANEDTGHFKPLEKKFVRVSGEATIGHVEKFLRRKMGLDPACQVDIICGDHLLERYQTLREIRRAIGDSAMQDGLLVLHYGLVVSPLKIT, from the exons ATGGAGGAAGCGGAGACGGACGCCACGGAAAACTCCCGCGCCTCCGAGGCCAAGCGAGCCTCTGCCATGCCGCCCCCGCCGCCTCCCATCTCTCCGCCCGCCCTCACCCCGGCGCCCGCGGCCGGTGAGGAGGGCCCGGCGCCCCTGCCCGAGGCGGGCGCTCCGGGCTGCTCCCGCTCCCGGCCCCCGGAGCTGGTGCCCGAGCGCAGCCTGGGCCGCTTGAGAGGCCGCTTCGAGGACTACGACGAGGagttggaagaagaggaggagatggaggaggaagaggaggaggaggaagagatgagccaCTTCTCGCTGCGGCTGGAGTCGGGGCGGCCGGAGTCCGAGGACGAGGAGGAG CGCCTGATTAACCTTGCTGAACTGACCCCATACATCATGTGTTCCATTTGCAAAGGTTACTTAATAGATGCGACTACCATTACAGAATGTCTTCATACCT TTTGTAAAAGCTGCATTGTAAGACATTTTTACTATAGCAACAGATGCCCAAAATGCAACATAGTTGTCCACCAGACGCAGCCTCTTTATAACATAAG GTTGGACCGACAATTACAAGACATAGTATACAAATTAGTGATCAATCTAGAGGAAA gagaaaaaaaacagatGCATGATTTCTATAAAGAAAGAGGTCTAGAAGTACCTAAACCTG CTGTTCCACAGCCAGTCCCTTCAAGCAAAGGAAAAACTAAGAAAGTCCTGGAGTCAGTGTTCCGTATTCCACCTGAACTTGATATGTCTTTATTACTTGAGTTCATTGG tgCTAATGAAGACACAGGACattttaag CCATTGGAAAAGAAGTTTGTGCGTGTTTCAGGAGAAGCAACTATTGGGCATGTAGAGAAATTTCTTAGAAGAAAAATGGGTCTTGATCCAGCTTGTCAG GTAGATATCATCTGTGGTGATCACTTACTGGAACGGTACCAAACTCTACGGGAAATCCGACGTGCAATAGGTGATTCAGCAATGCAG
- the Pcgf6 gene encoding polycomb group RING finger protein 6 isoform X2, which produces MEEAETDATENSRASEAKRASAMPPPPPPISPPALTPAPAAGEEGPAPLPEAGAPGCSRSRPPELVPERSLGRLRGRFEDYDEELEEEEEMEEEEEEEEEMSHFSLRLESGRPESEDEEERLINLAELTPYIMCSICKGYLIDATTITECLHTFCKSCIVRHFYYSNRCPKCNIVVHQTQPLYNIRLDRQLQDIVYKLVINLEEREKKQMHDFYKERGLEVPKPAVPQPVPSSKGKTKKVLESVFRIPPELDMSLLLEFIGANEDTGHFKHSLRFEVRINYFVSYYFVSY; this is translated from the exons ATGGAGGAAGCGGAGACGGACGCCACGGAAAACTCCCGCGCCTCCGAGGCCAAGCGAGCCTCTGCCATGCCGCCCCCGCCGCCTCCCATCTCTCCGCCCGCCCTCACCCCGGCGCCCGCGGCCGGTGAGGAGGGCCCGGCGCCCCTGCCCGAGGCGGGCGCTCCGGGCTGCTCCCGCTCCCGGCCCCCGGAGCTGGTGCCCGAGCGCAGCCTGGGCCGCTTGAGAGGCCGCTTCGAGGACTACGACGAGGagttggaagaagaggaggagatggaggaggaagaggaggaggaggaagagatgagccaCTTCTCGCTGCGGCTGGAGTCGGGGCGGCCGGAGTCCGAGGACGAGGAGGAG CGCCTGATTAACCTTGCTGAACTGACCCCATACATCATGTGTTCCATTTGCAAAGGTTACTTAATAGATGCGACTACCATTACAGAATGTCTTCATACCT TTTGTAAAAGCTGCATTGTAAGACATTTTTACTATAGCAACAGATGCCCAAAATGCAACATAGTTGTCCACCAGACGCAGCCTCTTTATAACATAAG GTTGGACCGACAATTACAAGACATAGTATACAAATTAGTGATCAATCTAGAGGAAA gagaaaaaaaacagatGCATGATTTCTATAAAGAAAGAGGTCTAGAAGTACCTAAACCTG CTGTTCCACAGCCAGTCCCTTCAAGCAAAGGAAAAACTAAGAAAGTCCTGGAGTCAGTGTTCCGTATTCCACCTGAACTTGATATGTCTTTATTACTTGAGTTCATTGG tgCTAATGAAGACACAGGACattttaag CATTCACTGAGATTTGAGGTAAGAATAAACTACTTTGTATCATACTACTTTGTCAGTTATTGA